A window of the Parabacteroides merdae ATCC 43184 genome harbors these coding sequences:
- a CDS encoding biotin/lipoyl-containing protein: MKSFKYTINGNVYKVHISSVVDDIAEVEVNGTPYQVKMEKPAKKQMVTLKRPAQAPTTASGEPVISRPAASTTKGAVKSPLPGVILQVNCKVGDTVKRGQNLLVLEAMKMENNINADRDGKIIEIKVNKGDSVLEGADLVVIG, from the coding sequence ATGAAAAGTTTTAAATATACTATTAACGGTAACGTATATAAAGTACATATCAGCTCGGTAGTGGATGACATCGCTGAAGTAGAAGTAAACGGTACTCCCTATCAGGTAAAAATGGAGAAACCGGCAAAAAAACAGATGGTTACACTGAAACGCCCGGCTCAAGCTCCTACAACGGCAAGTGGCGAACCGGTTATTTCCCGTCCGGCAGCCTCAACCACCAAGGGCGCTGTCAAATCTCCGCTGCCAGGTGTAATCCTGCAGGTTAACTGTAAAGTCGGTGATACTGTCAAGAGAGGCCAGAATCTACTTGTCCTCGAAGCCATGAAGATGGAAAACAACATCAACGCCGACCGTGACGGCAAAATCATTGAAATAAAAGTAAACAAAGGGGATTCCGTACTGGAAGGTGCTGACCTCGTCGTAATAGGATAA
- a CDS encoding OadG family transporter subunit, with amino-acid sequence MINKKIGVLLLFALLVSFGAKAQRATSMRINEVLVINEDNFVDDYGKRHAWIELFNNSAGSVNIAGCYLTNDKSNPKKYPIPKGDVLTVIPPRQHTLFWADGEPDRGTFHVNFTLDPSKENYIALYDADGKTLIDEIVIPASQKADVSYGRTLDGQGEWTALTKVTPSTNNVTLDSNEKIENFKENDSWGIGMTLTAMAVVFSGLFLLFIIFKQIGKLSIAASKRNAQKAAGAAVIADNAGQESGEIFAAIGAALYEMSDDNHDIEHTVLTIRKVQRSYSPWSSKIYGLREVPKK; translated from the coding sequence ATGATTAATAAGAAAATAGGGGTATTGCTGCTGTTCGCGTTGCTCGTTTCATTCGGAGCAAAAGCACAGCGTGCAACCTCCATGCGAATAAATGAAGTGCTGGTCATCAACGAAGATAACTTTGTTGATGATTACGGCAAACGCCATGCCTGGATCGAATTGTTCAACAATTCGGCCGGTTCGGTCAATATCGCCGGTTGCTACTTGACTAATGACAAGAGCAACCCGAAAAAGTATCCGATTCCGAAGGGCGACGTTCTAACAGTAATTCCTCCTCGCCAGCACACTTTGTTCTGGGCAGACGGAGAACCGGATCGGGGAACATTCCATGTCAATTTCACGCTCGACCCATCAAAAGAAAATTACATTGCGTTATACGATGCAGACGGTAAAACTCTGATCGATGAGATCGTTATCCCTGCTTCACAAAAAGCAGATGTCAGCTATGGTAGAACTTTAGACGGACAAGGTGAATGGACAGCTCTGACAAAAGTTACACCCAGCACCAATAACGTAACATTGGATTCTAACGAGAAAATCGAAAACTTTAAAGAAAATGATTCTTGGGGTATCGGTATGACCCTGACTGCCATGGCAGTTGTGTTCTCCGGATTATTCCTGTTGTTCATCATCTTTAAACAAATCGGAAAGCTCTCGATCGCGGCCAGCAAACGCAATGCACAGAAAGCGGCCGGAGCGGCTGTTATTGCAGACAATGCAGGTCAGGAATCCGGGGAAATCTTTGCGGCTATCGGTGCGGCTCTATACGAAATGAGCGACGACAACCACGACATCGAACATACGGTTCTGACGATCCGCAAGGTTCAAAGATCTTATTCTCCGTGGAGTTCCAAGATTTACGGTCTGCGTGAAGTTCCCAAAAAGTAA
- a CDS encoding acyl-CoA carboxylase subunit beta produces MSNQLEKVKELIALRETARLGGGEKRIESQHKKGKYTARERIAMLLDEGSFEEFDMFVQHRCTNFGIEKTKYLGDGIVTGYGTIDGRLVYIYAQDFTVFGGALSEALAMKICKVMDQAMKMGAPVIGLNDSGGARIQEGVNALAGYAEIFQRNILASGVIPQISGIFGPCAGGAVYSPALTDFNIMTRGTSYMFLTGPKVVKTVTGEDVTQEQLGGASVHTTKSGVAHFAVDTEEDGLQLIRKLISFLPQNNLEETPLIECKDPIDRLDDNLNDIIPDNPNQAYDMYEVIGTIIDNGEFLEVHADYAKNIIVGFARFNGQTVGIVANQPKVMAGCLDSNASRKAGRFVRFCDAFNIPLVTLVDVPGFLPGTGQEYNGVILHGAKLLYAYGEATVPKVTVTLRKSYGGAYCVMSSKHLRGDMNYAWPTAEIAVMGPSGAVEVIFAKEVAASEDPKACAAEKEAEYKKAFANPYNAAQYGYIDDVIEPRNTRFRIIRALQQLQTKKLSNPAKKHDNLPL; encoded by the coding sequence ATGAGTAACCAACTTGAAAAAGTAAAGGAGCTTATCGCCCTTCGCGAAACAGCTCGTTTAGGTGGTGGAGAAAAAAGAATCGAATCTCAGCACAAAAAAGGTAAATACACCGCACGCGAACGTATTGCCATGTTGCTGGATGAGGGAAGTTTTGAAGAATTCGATATGTTCGTACAACATCGTTGTACAAACTTCGGTATTGAAAAAACTAAGTATTTGGGCGACGGTATCGTAACAGGTTACGGAACGATCGACGGACGTCTGGTATATATTTATGCTCAGGATTTCACCGTGTTCGGCGGTGCTTTATCCGAAGCATTGGCCATGAAGATCTGTAAAGTAATGGATCAGGCCATGAAGATGGGTGCTCCCGTTATCGGTCTGAACGACTCGGGTGGCGCACGTATCCAGGAAGGTGTCAACGCCTTGGCCGGTTATGCAGAAATCTTCCAACGTAATATCTTGGCTTCCGGGGTTATTCCTCAGATTTCCGGTATCTTCGGTCCATGTGCCGGCGGTGCGGTTTACTCTCCTGCCCTGACAGACTTCAATATCATGACCCGCGGAACAAGTTACATGTTCCTGACTGGTCCGAAAGTTGTAAAAACAGTTACAGGCGAAGACGTTACACAGGAACAATTAGGTGGCGCAAGCGTACATACGACCAAATCCGGTGTGGCCCACTTCGCAGTCGATACGGAAGAAGACGGTTTACAGTTGATCCGCAAATTGATCAGCTTCCTGCCGCAGAACAACCTGGAAGAAACTCCTCTGATCGAATGTAAAGACCCGATCGACCGTCTGGATGACAACCTGAACGACATCATCCCTGACAATCCTAACCAGGCTTACGATATGTATGAAGTTATCGGAACCATCATCGATAACGGCGAATTTCTGGAAGTACATGCCGACTATGCCAAGAACATTATCGTCGGTTTCGCCCGTTTTAACGGCCAGACTGTCGGTATCGTAGCCAACCAGCCGAAAGTAATGGCAGGCTGTCTGGACAGCAACGCCTCCCGCAAGGCAGGTCGTTTCGTCCGTTTCTGTGATGCTTTCAACATTCCTTTGGTTACATTGGTTGACGTACCGGGATTCTTACCGGGTACAGGCCAGGAATACAACGGCGTTATCCTGCACGGAGCCAAATTGCTTTACGCTTACGGCGAAGCCACAGTGCCTAAAGTAACTGTAACATTGCGTAAATCTTACGGTGGAGCCTATTGTGTGATGAGCTCCAAACATCTGCGTGGCGATATGAACTACGCATGGCCGACAGCCGAAATCGCAGTTATGGGCCCAAGCGGCGCTGTAGAAGTGATCTTTGCAAAAGAAGTGGCTGCCTCGGAAGATCCGAAAGCTTGCGCTGCAGAAAAAGAAGCCGAATACAAAAAAGCATTTGCAAACCCATACAATGCAGCTCAATATGGCTATATTGACGATGTTATCGAACCTCGTAACACTCGTTTCCGTATTATTCGTGCTTTACAACAATTGCAGACCAAGAAGTTAAGCAATCCTGCCAAGAAACATGACAATCTGCCTCTATAA
- the mce gene encoding methylmalonyl-CoA epimerase, which produces MELTHIEHLGIAVKSIEACLPYYEEVLGLKCYNIEEVADQKVKTAFFKVGQTKIELLEPTSEDSTIAKFIEKKGEGIHHIAFAVPDVQAALDEAESKGIKLIDKAPRGGAEGLNIAFLHPKSTCSVLTELCMPGK; this is translated from the coding sequence ATGGAACTTACACATATCGAACATTTGGGTATCGCAGTAAAGAGCATCGAAGCTTGCCTGCCGTATTATGAAGAAGTTTTAGGACTAAAATGCTACAACATCGAAGAAGTAGCAGACCAGAAAGTAAAAACTGCATTCTTTAAAGTAGGCCAGACTAAGATCGAGTTGCTGGAGCCGACAAGTGAAGACAGTACAATCGCTAAATTTATCGAAAAGAAAGGTGAAGGTATCCACCACATTGCATTTGCTGTTCCCGACGTACAGGCAGCATTGGACGAAGCCGAATCAAAAGGTATCAAGCTGATCGACAAAGCTCCTCGTGGAGGTGCAGAAGGCTTGAACATTGCATTCCTTCACCCGAAATCGACATGCAGCGTTCTGACCGAACTTTGCATGCCGGGAAAATAA
- a CDS encoding TonB-dependent receptor produces the protein MKIRAIATLLFILFSISAFGQGRAKISGYIRDADGNPLDLVNIRVKNTLNGTMSNEKGHYSLSVATGDSVTLIYSCLGYNKAERILPQVTKDMRLNVQMNYTSLELGEVVATAIRKQTTTLETLNADRVKLLPDPAGGSIESLVVTFAGVTSNNELSSQYSVRGGSYDENIVYVNGLEVFRPLLIRSGQQEGLSFINPDMTEAVNFSAGGFEARYGDKMSSVLDITYKKPKGFEGSASASLLGANAYVGSSSGKFTQVTGFRYKTGRSLLKTTDTDAEYDPNFIDLQTYMTYQLAPKWEINFLGNLAINNYKFIPHTRETSFGTATNAKKFKVFMSGQERDKFETLFGALTLKHNLNDNTELGLQASAFTSKEEEGYDIAGDYWLGDAAEEGGGEIQKLSIARYNEHARNRLHSNIMNVGHYGVARIKNNTLKWGATVQLEKINDKISEWEKRDSAGYSLPQGGGNVNVIANLFSDNKLESTRISGYLQDVFKFRTKQGLFTLVGGVRGSYWSYNREFIFSPRASIGFIPNFDQNLTFRLASGLYYQSPFYKELRTTVQDEHGNSIIQLNKNLKSQRSIHVIAGGDYTFRASGRNFKVSADMYYKKLDNLNPYTVDNVKIRYYGENCAQGHAMGLDVKFFGEFVPGTDSWISFSLMKAEQSIRGSEYVPMPNSQGYNVSLFFQDYFPGYKRVKLNLKGVLSGGLPVTAPRTGYEDGYFRTPTYKRVDLGFSYQLAGGTDAIMDRGFFRNLKNIWLGLDIFNLFDIKNTSSYYWITNIDNHQYAIPNYLTGRQLNIRLIVDF, from the coding sequence ATGAAGATTCGTGCAATAGCTACACTACTATTTATATTATTTTCGATAAGTGCTTTCGGGCAGGGACGTGCCAAAATCAGCGGTTATATCCGCGACGCGGACGGTAATCCGCTGGACTTGGTCAATATCCGGGTCAAGAACACATTAAACGGGACGATGAGTAATGAAAAAGGCCACTACTCGCTTTCGGTCGCAACCGGTGACTCGGTGACGCTTATCTATTCATGCCTGGGCTACAACAAGGCCGAAAGGATCCTACCTCAGGTAACCAAAGATATGCGTCTCAACGTGCAGATGAACTATACATCACTCGAACTGGGAGAAGTCGTAGCTACCGCCATCCGAAAGCAGACAACCACCCTTGAAACCCTGAATGCCGACCGCGTCAAACTACTCCCCGACCCTGCCGGAGGAAGCATTGAAAGTCTGGTCGTTACATTTGCAGGCGTTACTTCCAATAACGAATTAAGTTCGCAATACTCCGTACGCGGCGGCAGTTATGACGAAAATATCGTATATGTGAACGGACTGGAAGTGTTCCGTCCGCTGCTCATCCGTTCCGGACAACAGGAAGGGTTGAGTTTTATCAACCCGGACATGACGGAAGCCGTCAATTTCTCCGCCGGAGGATTCGAAGCCCGTTATGGGGACAAGATGAGTTCCGTGCTGGACATCACCTACAAAAAACCGAAAGGATTCGAAGGTTCGGCTTCCGCCAGCCTGCTGGGAGCCAATGCTTATGTGGGCAGTTCTTCCGGCAAGTTCACACAGGTGACCGGTTTCCGTTACAAAACAGGACGATCTCTTTTGAAAACAACCGATACGGATGCCGAATATGATCCTAATTTCATTGATTTGCAGACTTATATGACATACCAGCTTGCTCCCAAATGGGAGATCAACTTTCTCGGAAACTTAGCCATAAACAATTATAAGTTCATTCCCCACACCCGAGAGACTTCTTTTGGAACGGCAACAAATGCCAAAAAATTTAAAGTATTCATGAGTGGCCAGGAACGGGATAAGTTCGAAACGTTATTCGGAGCACTCACTTTAAAGCATAACCTGAACGACAATACGGAACTCGGCTTGCAAGCATCCGCCTTTACCAGTAAGGAAGAGGAAGGATATGATATTGCCGGTGATTACTGGCTGGGAGATGCAGCCGAAGAAGGAGGCGGAGAAATACAGAAATTATCCATCGCACGCTATAACGAGCACGCTCGCAACCGTCTGCACTCCAATATCATGAATGTCGGGCATTATGGTGTCGCTCGCATAAAAAACAATACGTTGAAATGGGGTGCTACCGTCCAGTTGGAGAAAATCAACGACAAGATCAGCGAATGGGAAAAACGCGACTCCGCCGGATACTCGTTACCGCAAGGGGGCGGGAATGTCAACGTGATCGCAAACCTGTTCTCGGATAACAAACTGGAAAGCACACGTATTTCCGGCTATTTGCAGGATGTATTCAAGTTTCGTACCAAACAAGGACTGTTCACGCTGGTTGGTGGTGTACGCGGCAGCTATTGGAGTTATAACAGGGAATTTATATTCAGCCCGCGTGCTTCAATAGGTTTCATTCCGAACTTCGACCAGAACCTGACATTTCGGCTGGCTTCCGGTCTGTATTATCAGTCTCCGTTCTATAAGGAATTACGTACAACTGTGCAGGACGAACACGGCAACAGTATCATACAACTGAACAAAAACCTGAAATCACAGCGTTCCATCCATGTCATTGCAGGAGGCGATTATACATTCCGGGCATCCGGCAGAAATTTCAAAGTCAGTGCCGATATGTATTATAAAAAATTGGATAACCTGAACCCCTATACGGTGGATAATGTCAAAATCCGATACTACGGCGAGAACTGTGCGCAAGGCCATGCGATGGGGCTCGATGTCAAATTCTTCGGCGAATTTGTTCCGGGTACGGACTCCTGGATCAGCTTCTCCCTAATGAAAGCGGAGCAAAGCATCCGAGGGAGCGAATATGTACCGATGCCTAACAGCCAAGGTTATAATGTCTCGCTCTTTTTTCAGGATTATTTCCCCGGATACAAACGTGTCAAACTGAATCTGAAAGGCGTACTGTCCGGCGGCCTTCCCGTCACAGCCCCACGTACAGGCTACGAGGACGGCTATTTCCGTACTCCGACCTACAAACGCGTGGACCTCGGTTTCTCCTACCAGCTTGCCGGGGGAACGGATGCAATCATGGATCGCGGATTCTTCCGCAATCTCAAGAACATTTGGCTCGGATTGGATATTTTCAACTTGTTCGACATAAAGAACACTAGTTCCTATTATTGGATTACCAATATAGACAACCACCAGTACGCAATCCCTAATTACCTGACCGGAAGACAATTGAATATTCGACTTATCGTTGATTTTTAA
- the metA gene encoding homoserine O-acetyltransferase MetA — protein sequence MPLNLQKNLPAVELLKKEHIFVMDSLRASEQDIRPLRVVVLNLMPLKITTETDLVRLLSNTPLQVELDFMKIKGHTPKNTPIEHMKEFYKDFDEMQDDFYDGMIITGAPVEQMPFEEVNYWEEVTEIFDWARTHVTSTLYICWAAQAGLYHFYGVPKYDLPAKMFGVFRHTLREPYVPIFRGFDDEFYVPHSRHTEIRREDVMKVPDLTLLSESEESGVYMAMARGGREFFITGHSEYSPYTLNDEYMRDVNKGLPIAVPRNYYRNNNPALGPVVRWRGHANLLFTNWLNYYVYQETPFRIEDISKLGDL from the coding sequence ATGCCTTTAAACCTACAGAAGAACTTGCCAGCTGTTGAGCTGTTGAAGAAAGAGCACATCTTTGTGATGGACTCGTTGCGTGCGTCTGAGCAGGACATTCGTCCGCTACGTGTAGTTGTGCTGAACTTGATGCCACTGAAGATCACGACGGAGACGGACCTTGTTCGCCTCCTGAGCAATACCCCCTTGCAAGTGGAGCTCGACTTTATGAAGATAAAAGGCCATACTCCCAAGAACACGCCGATCGAGCATATGAAGGAATTCTATAAAGACTTTGACGAGATGCAGGATGATTTTTACGACGGCATGATTATCACAGGTGCTCCGGTAGAGCAGATGCCTTTCGAGGAAGTGAACTATTGGGAGGAAGTGACCGAGATATTCGATTGGGCGCGTACGCATGTGACTTCTACCTTATATATATGCTGGGCGGCGCAAGCCGGGTTGTACCATTTTTATGGTGTCCCCAAATATGATCTGCCAGCCAAGATGTTCGGCGTGTTCCGCCATACGTTGCGCGAGCCCTATGTGCCGATCTTCCGAGGCTTCGACGACGAGTTCTATGTGCCGCACAGCCGGCATACGGAGATACGCCGCGAGGATGTGATGAAAGTTCCCGATTTGACGCTCTTGTCCGAAAGCGAAGAGTCTGGTGTCTATATGGCGATGGCGCGCGGAGGACGCGAGTTTTTTATCACTGGGCATTCCGAATACTCGCCTTACACGCTGAATGACGAGTATATGCGCGACGTGAACAAGGGATTGCCTATTGCCGTTCCCCGTAACTATTACCGTAATAACAATCCGGCCCTCGGTCCGGTGGTCCGCTGGCGTGGTCATGCCAATCTTCTGTTCACCAACTGGCTGAACTATTATGTCTATCAGGAAACCCCGTTCCGTATCGAGGATATCAGCAAGTTGGGTGATTTGTAA
- a CDS encoding peptidase U32 family protein, which produces MQTKSRPIELLSPAKDLNCGIEAINHGADAVYIGAPKFGARSAAGNSLDDIRELCEYAHLYGARIYVTLNTILKEDELEEAERMIWDLWRVGTDALIIQDMGITRLNLPPIPLHASTQTDNRTPEKVRFLEAAGFTQVVLARELSLNEIRRTSEATTVPLEVFVHGALCVSYSGQCYLSAALSGRSANRGECAQYCRLPYTMVDATGTEIVSNKHLLSLKDMNRSDQLEALLDAGVSSLKIEGRLKDAGYVKNITAYYRKKLDAVLSRRPEYRRASAGRSTYTFEPVAEKSFNRGFTTFLLEGRTADITAFNTPKSLGEPVGMVKEIKGNSFTVAGLKQLNNGDGLVFFNRKGELEGFRVNRVEANRVFPLDMPQLTPKTPLYRNFDQAFDKLLAKPSAERKLSVEIEFLDNPFGFTLCMEDETGARIMLTEPFAKELARREQQDNIRTQLSKLGNTPFEASKVVVGLSENWFVPSSLLADMRRRGVEKLLEARRARYPRETVKRVQPSVSIPFPERQLTYLGNVANGKARSFYQDHGVEQIDPAFELSPRKDVPLMFTKHCLRYSMGWCPTYQKDKSPYKEPYYLLYKDTRLRLQFDCKHCQMLVFES; this is translated from the coding sequence ATGCAAACAAAATCCCGTCCTATAGAACTTCTCTCTCCGGCTAAAGACCTCAATTGCGGGATTGAAGCGATTAATCACGGTGCCGATGCCGTCTATATCGGTGCGCCCAAGTTCGGTGCGCGTTCTGCTGCCGGCAACTCTTTGGATGATATACGTGAGCTTTGCGAGTATGCGCATCTGTATGGCGCCCGCATCTATGTTACGCTTAACACGATATTGAAAGAAGATGAGTTGGAAGAAGCCGAACGGATGATCTGGGATCTCTGGCGTGTCGGGACGGATGCCCTGATCATTCAGGATATGGGGATTACCCGGCTGAACCTGCCTCCTATTCCGCTTCACGCCAGCACGCAGACGGACAACCGCACACCGGAAAAGGTCCGTTTCCTCGAAGCCGCAGGCTTTACACAGGTGGTTCTGGCACGTGAATTGTCGCTGAACGAGATTCGCCGGACATCGGAAGCGACTACCGTTCCGCTGGAAGTATTTGTGCACGGCGCCCTCTGCGTCAGCTATAGCGGGCAATGTTATCTGAGCGCCGCTTTGAGTGGACGTAGTGCCAATCGCGGAGAATGCGCCCAATATTGCCGCCTGCCCTATACGATGGTCGATGCGACAGGGACGGAGATCGTCAGCAACAAACATCTGCTTTCGCTCAAGGACATGAACCGTTCGGATCAGCTGGAAGCCCTGTTGGATGCAGGTGTTTCTTCCCTCAAGATCGAAGGGCGGTTGAAAGATGCCGGCTATGTCAAGAATATCACGGCTTATTATCGGAAGAAGTTAGATGCAGTCCTGTCCCGCCGTCCGGAATATCGTCGTGCTTCTGCTGGTCGAAGCACTTATACGTTCGAGCCGGTAGCTGAAAAGAGTTTTAACCGTGGGTTCACTACGTTCCTTTTGGAGGGGCGGACGGCGGATATTACCGCTTTCAATACACCTAAGTCGTTGGGCGAACCTGTCGGGATGGTCAAAGAGATCAAAGGCAATTCTTTTACTGTGGCCGGCTTGAAGCAATTGAACAATGGAGACGGGCTTGTTTTCTTTAATAGGAAAGGCGAGTTGGAGGGTTTCCGCGTCAACCGGGTGGAGGCAAACCGGGTGTTTCCGCTGGATATGCCGCAGCTTACCCCCAAGACTCCGCTTTACCGCAATTTCGACCAGGCATTTGATAAACTGCTCGCCAAGCCTTCAGCCGAACGCAAGCTGTCCGTGGAGATCGAGTTCTTGGACAATCCCTTCGGTTTTACGCTTTGTATGGAGGATGAGACGGGAGCACGGATCATGCTGACCGAGCCGTTTGCGAAAGAGCTGGCGCGTCGTGAACAGCAGGATAATATACGGACACAGCTATCCAAGTTGGGGAATACGCCTTTCGAGGCATCGAAGGTGGTGGTCGGTTTGTCTGAAAACTGGTTCGTTCCCTCTTCTCTGCTTGCCGATATGCGCCGTAGAGGAGTGGAGAAGTTGCTGGAAGCACGCCGTGCCCGCTATCCTCGTGAGACAGTGAAACGTGTGCAGCCGTCCGTGTCGATACCTTTCCCCGAACGCCAACTTACTTATTTGGGGAATGTTGCCAACGGGAAAGCCCGTTCGTTCTACCAGGATCACGGGGTGGAACAGATTGACCCGGCATTTGAACTGTCTCCCCGGAAAGATGTTCCGTTGATGTTTACCAAACACTGCCTGCGCTACAGCATGGGGTGGTGTCCTACTTATCAGAAAGACAAGTCTCCCTACAAGGAACCGTATTATCTGCTTTATAAAGATACGCGCCTCCGGTTGCAGTTCGACTGCAAGCATTGTCAGATGTTGGTATTTGAAAGTTGA
- a CDS encoding WbuC family cupin fold metalloprotein, whose product MKIINEALLNETTGRAKQSPRLRMNYNFHEHLDDPVNRLLNALEPGTYLRPHRHLNPKKDEIFLLLRGRIAVFLFDNKGEITQTQILDPKEGVYGAEIKAGTWHGLLVLESGSVIYEIKEGPFAPLAPENFAPWSPAPEDTKGVAKYMELLGKAI is encoded by the coding sequence ATGAAGATCATAAACGAAGCTTTATTGAATGAAACGACCGGGCGTGCCAAACAGTCGCCTCGGCTACGCATGAACTACAACTTTCATGAGCATTTGGACGATCCCGTCAACCGTTTGCTCAATGCCCTGGAACCGGGAACCTACCTCCGCCCACACCGCCATCTGAACCCTAAAAAAGATGAAATATTCCTCCTGCTGCGCGGTCGCATTGCTGTATTCCTCTTTGACAACAAAGGGGAAATCACCCAAACACAGATACTCGATCCGAAAGAAGGTGTTTACGGCGCCGAAATAAAGGCGGGAACATGGCACGGGCTGTTAGTTCTAGAATCCGGCTCTGTCATATATGAAATCAAGGAAGGGCCGTTCGCTCCGCTCGCTCCGGAAAATTTCGCTCCCTGGAGTCCGGCTCCAGAAGACACGAAAGGGGTGGCAAAATATATGGAGTTATTAGGAAAGGCAATATAA